From the Haloarcula sp. H-GB4 genome, one window contains:
- a CDS encoding rubrerythrin-like domain-containing protein, which produces MRDVEQDHDEKTPYECFACGKVITAVSQPENCQDCGGEMRNRLTPLE; this is translated from the coding sequence AGAGATGTAGAGCAAGACCACGACGAGAAGACACCGTACGAGTGCTTTGCATGTGGCAAAGTCATCACTGCAGTGAGCCAACCGGAGAACTGTCAGGACTGCGGCGGTGAAATGCGCAACCGACTCACTCCGCTGGAATAA